A portion of the Clupea harengus chromosome 18, Ch_v2.0.2, whole genome shotgun sequence genome contains these proteins:
- the LOC105895485 gene encoding titin isoform X1: MAFPVDILTTVDYESLEKSSKDYMSKLLYRNSETPEYLNLPNSKKIEIGLCNVSFVPLHGQDVRHKILALFTLDDPFIAVGLYLQGKWWPVEDVLKTSDSARQGILQVTTVGERVVLYVLNRIVYRAKEMNKDEVPFLCHSENDLAKIIWKNGEAIGFYSVKPEGSLSSSFLTQRYQLPVLDSMFVRKCHRGNGHGLQILEDFVDSFKNDCLGLKYPLSTAMYKVCGNYLSTYPADTGLFWEVDGVGGPFQRTQIAIKILEMGLKSRESVPHDVPMEEVMTQMQETVEYTVEVVEKAVQIDTHVHITKEVEDTPVSTRGRSSQLRRKRLREESSEVVEESLSEKVIRVEKIEAGNETPVEEPEGEDQKKDEGDQYVEAGDVVSIVMETQLDQEDSDVHKLTQASDVTATVIDSHEDIDPPMEVTEQLKDFPKQVSTVDTVEPALERPASEEAMPTELNDKEEDVQEGDYSALKSPVEEVQREDEGEESSQVVSTLSADVSDVSQLPVVENVKMTVDDEEEDIIPIKKSETLESVEVENQEVQTQISAEAGDSGTETAPQKTPGDTVSEGDTEDNTEESTTIDKRVLRRRTVVSTETPRRKSQRASKKAVEESPAAPSDEETEPAEEQMEEGKEAAEDTSDDAGPQTSQRVLRGRTNAVKATPKRKHTRRSRRNAQQTKSQEAEEESQEENEEKDEVPESVEHPAEHAGDEVTPKEEVSDDKQVETTEDTSAAVEQVAEDVSTSVPEGLEEDAEKQDTLEEDKAMEEKSAGKDASEKEDGSEEGEGPVEEDVLVLRGRSIITSPQSPKRAMEEEGKEAAEETSDDAGPQTSQRVLRGRRKVAKATPKRKHTRRSRRNVAQTDSQQTTEGEEEADKEGEIQHSEADVEMESETVTLVEEKDTGEVDTEATDALELTEEKIAPDVTELESPVIADESAEDKDESQPSKEDETVEKEIETDKVIEGNAMEEEESETTEKQEEIKEMEDNVEEEGEGTVSDNSPDIVGDEETPKDEENTELKPDEDAAKETEVNSATEHQIEDVTTDTIPEGMEEDNVEKEGMLEEKKTIEETKSAGKTDIDDQMEETVDSEEKEITDNDVITEEPSVADKQTEPAKEVKLQRATVVLVDVNKASPQPELEVESADTTPEADEKGETGEDQTPQTEGDKDAKKDVENVIQQDDTQDEAVEATDSQVSQDEVETQESSDRDLGTDEAQESTTIEKRVLRRRTVVSTETPRRKSQRASKKAVEESPAAPSDEETEPAEEQMEEGKEAAEETSDDEGPQTSQRVLRGRRKVVKATPKRKHTRRSRRNVAQKDEEPEEEHDEIQQSKETTEEKDELLPSKDQSEEPEMPKTADDTELDEQEQDKPATEEQSPHENIGDQEVEGMVLEISSDEKETDIVEDETPKEKEAVDVHPVEDVATENDDVPENEQQIEEGATDTVPEGIEQDDVENKSAGNTDATENLEETVGKEGISALEEEASVEESPGEETDTLKLQKDTVVLVDLKESCPPSDLEMMNTENTETKADEVPLDEQEMPAVEEEAKNVKGMESQREENEESQPEVAKEATTEMSEGLDETEDTVLKNESPDLEGTTEMLKETASALQSSSDEPKTDANEEENQGKLEEVTEHGAVDDTDISAPEGENEVVQVSSDPGDDKTTRKRGRPKKKRGAAQSSSRQRRSKRVRKQEEESAEEEEEEDSDADITKESDKELVSQEVEEKTTEPTRDTTEETDQTQEPSDNSEKLEQEQCVVDKEEVGGVDEENVDEEGLPPVVETVRSTPSGSEGAPEEQEDTEEATQAAGVQLEDKENEMGDDETTAEEEKMDGETSLEKEESLNSEDIADSTEVGDKIEEEEGEEQQIAVNTLKNSETNEGNDINLDLETEEEQHTGEDASGKEDASEEGESPVEEDVLVLRGRSIITSPHIVPTPKRAMEEEESDQEADEEALTDTNTRARSAKGKKRAKVDTPVRRSSRKTPAKFAF, translated from the exons ATGGCGTTCCCTGTGGACATCCTCACCACAGTGGACTATGAATCCCTGGAGAAGAGTTCCAAAGACTACATGTCCAAACTCCTCTACCGAAATTCGGAGACACCTGAATACCTCAACCTGCCCAATTCCAAAAAG ATTGAAATAGGCCTCTGCAATGTGAGCTTCGTTCCTCTCCATGGGCAAGATGTCAGACACAAGATCCTTGCCCTGTTTACACTAGATGACCCATTTATAG CTGTAGGGCTGTACCTGCAGGGGAAGTGGTGGCCTGTTGAGGATGTGCTGAAGACATCAGACTCCGCACGCCAAGGGATCCTTCAG GTGACAACTGTAGGGGAGAGGGTGGTCCTTTATGTTCTCAACCGCATTGTCTACAGGGCAAAGGAGATGAACAAGGATGAAGTGCCGTTTCTCTGTCACAGTGAAAATGACTTGGCCAAAATCATTTGGAAAAATGGAGAGGCCATTGGTTTTTACTCAGTGAAGCCAGAGG GCAGTTTAAGTAGTTCCTTCCTGACGCAACGTTATCAGCTTCCTGTCTTGGATTCCATGTTTGTCCGAAAATGTCATCGTGGTAATGGACATGGGCTTCAGATACTGGAAGACTTTGTGGACTCTTTCAAGAACGATTGTTTAGGCTTAAAATACCCTCTTTCAACTGCCATGTATAAAG TTTGTGGCAACTATCTCAGCACTTATCCTGCAGACACGGGTCTGTTTTGGGAAGTTGACGGTGTCGGAGGCCCTTTTCAGAGGACCCAGATTGCCATTAAGATTCTGGAGATGGGCCTCAAGAGCCGGGAGTCTGTCCCCCATGATGTGCCCATGGAGGAGGTGATGACACAGATGCAAGAGACTGTTGAGTACACCGTGGAAGTTGTG GAAAAGGCCGTTCAGATtgacacacatgttcacataacCAAAG AGGTTGAAGACACGCCTGTTTCAACACGCGGCAGAAGTAGTCAGCTGAGGCGCAagaggctgagagaggagagcagtgaggtggtggaggagagccTCTCAGAGAAAGTCATAAG ggTGGAAAAAATTGAAGCAGGCAATGAAACACCCGTGGAAGAACCAGAAGGTGAGGACCAGAAGAAAGACGAAGGAGATCAATATGTGGAGGCAGGAGATGTGGTGTCCATAGTGATGGAGACACAACTTGACCAGGAGGACTCTGATGTCCACAAGCTAACACAG GCTTCAGATGTAACCGCCACAGTGATTGATAGTCATGAGGACATTGACCCTCCTATGGAAGTCACAGAGCAACTGAAAGACTTTCCAAAGCAGGTCTCCACTGTAGATACTGTAGAACCTGCTTTGGAAAGGCCTGCTAGTGAGGAGGCAATGCCCACAGAATTAAATGACAAAGAGGAAGATGTACAGGAGGGGGATTATAGTGCACTTAAATCCCCTGTTGAGGAAGTGCAAAGggaagatgagggagaggaaagcTCACAGGTAGTTAGCACTCTTTCAGCAGATGTGAGTGATGTGTCCCAGTTACCAGTGgttgaaaatgtcaaaatgacagtagatgacgaggaggaggacatAATCCCTATCAAGAAATCAGAAACTTTAGAAAGTGTGGAGGTTGAGAACCAGGAAGTGCAGACTCAAATCAGTGCCGAGGCAGGAGACAGTGGGACAGAAACAGCTCCACAAAAAACACCAGGTGACACCGTGTCAGAGGGAGACACCGAGGACAATACAGAGGAAAGCACAACCATCGACAAGAGAGTCCTGCGAAGGAGAACTGTAGTAAGCACAGAAACACCCAGACGCAAATCCCAAAGAGCCAGCAAGAAAGCTGTAGAAGAAAGCCCAGCAGCTCCATCGGATGAGGAAACTGAACCAGCAGAAGAACAGAtggaagaggggaaagaggccGCAGAGGACACCTCAGATGATGCAGGTCCACAGACATCTCAGAGAGTCCTCAGAGGCAGAACAAATGCGGTGAAGGCCACACCCAAACGCAAACACACCCGACGGAGCAGGAGAAATGCGCAACAAACCAAGAgtcaagaagcagaagaagaatcTCAGGAAGAGAATGAAGAAAAGGATGAGGTTCCAGAATCTGTGGAACATCCCGCGGAGCATGCAGGAGATGAGGTGACACCAAAAGAAGAAGTGTCAGATGACAAACAAGTAGAAACTACTGAGGATACCTCGGCTGCAGTAGAGCAGGTTGCGGAGGATGTGTCCACCTCAGTTCCAGAAGGATTGGAGGAAGATGCTGAAAAACAGGATACGCTGGAAGAAGATAAAGCGATGGAGGAGAAAAGCGCTGGAAAGGACGCATCAGAGAAAGAAGACGGctcagaggagggtgagggtcCAGTGGAGGAGGATGTGCTTGTTTTGAGAGGAAGGTCAATCATCACGTCCCCTCAATCCCCCAAAAGAGCcatggaggaagaggggaaagaggccGCAGAGGAGACCTCAGATGATGCAGGTCCACAGACATCTCAGAGAGTCCTCAGAGGCAGAAGAAAAGTGGCGAAGGCCACACCCAAACGCAAACACACCCGACGGAGCAGGAGAAATGTGGCCCAAACAGACAGCCAGCAAACAactgagggagaagaagaagctgATAAGGAGGGTGAGATTcaacattcagaggcagatgtTGAGATGGAGTCTGAAACTGTAACCCTGGTTGAGGAGAAGGATACTGGAGAAGTGGATACTGAAGCCACAGATGCCCTGGAACTTACAGAGGAAAAGATCGCACCAGATGTCACTGAGTTAGAGAGTCCGGTAATTGCAGATGAATCTGCTGAAGACAAAGATGAAAGTCAACCTTCAAAAGAAGATGAAACCGttgaaaaagaaatagaaacgGATAAGGTGATTGAGGGGAATGctatggaagaggaagagagtgaaacaacagaaaaacaggaagagatAAAAGAAATGGAGGATAATGtggaagaggagggtgagggaaCAGTGTCAGACAATTCTCCAGATATTGTAGGGGACGAGGAAACACCAAAAGATGAGGAAAATACTGAATTGAAACCTGATGAAGATGCAGCCAAAGAAACTGAAGTTAACTCAGCCACAGAACATCAGATTGAAGACGTCACCACAGACACTATTCCAGAAGGAATGGAGGAAGATAATGTGGAAAAAGAGGGGATGCtggaagagaagaaaacaatAGAGGAGACAAAGAGTGCTGGAAAAACAGATATAGATGACCAGATGGAGGAAACCGTGGATTCGGAGGAAAAGGAAATTACTGATAATGATGTCATAACAGAAGAACCTTCTGTtgcagacaagcagacagaacCGGCTAAAGAGGTGAAACTGCAGAGAGCCACTGTTGTCTTAGTTGACGTAAACAAGGCATCTCCTCAACCTGAATTAGAGGTAGAGAGTGCAGACACAACGCCAGAAGCTGATGAGAAAGGTGAGACAGGAGAAGATCAGACACCACAGACTGAAGGGGACAAGGATGCAAAGAAAGATGTGGAAAACGTCATACAGCAAGACGATACACAAGATGAAGCTGTAGAAGCAACAGATTCTCAGGTCTCTCAGGATGAAGTGGAAACACAAGAGTCATCGGATCGTGATTTGGGAACAGATGAAGCGCAGGAAAGCACAACCATCGAGAAGAGAGTCCTGCGAAGGAGAACTGTAGTAAGCACAGAAACTCCCAGACGCAAATCCCAAAGAGCCAGCAAGAAAGCTGTAGAAGAAAGCCCAGCAGCTCCATCGGATGAGGAAACTGAACCAGCAGAAGAACAGAtggaagaggggaaagaggccGCAGAGGAGACCTCAGATGATGAAGGTCCACAGACATCTCAGAGAGTCCTCAGAGGCAGAAGAAAAGTGGTGAAGGCCACACCCAAACGCAAACACACCCGACGGAGCAGGAGAAATGTGGCCCAAAAAGATGAAGAACCTGAGGAAGAGCATGATGAAATTCAACAATCAAAAGAAACAACAGAAGAAAAGGATGAGCTCCTGCCATCAAAGGATCAAAGTGAGGAACCTGAAATGCCTAAAACAGCAGATGACACAGAATTAGATGAGCAAGAACAGGATAAACCTGCAACTGAGGAGCAGAGTCCGCATGAAAACATTGGTGACCAAGAGGTGGAAGGAATGGTGTTAGAAATCTCTTCagatgaaaaagaaacagacatcGTAGAGGATGAGActccaaaagaaaaagaagccGTTGATGTGCACCCTGTTGAAGATGTGGCCACAGAAAATGATGACGTACCAGAAAATGAACAGCAAATTGAAGAAGGTGCCACAGACACTGTTCCTGAAGGAATAGAGCAAGACGATGTGGAAAACAAGAGCGCTGGAAACACAGATGCCACTGAAAATCTGGAAGAAACGGTGGGTAAGGAAGGTATCTCAGCACTTGAGGAAGAAGCTTCTGTTGAGGAAAGTCCTGGAGAGGAGACTGATACACTTAAATTGCAAAAAGACACAGTTGTTTTGGTGGATCTTAAAGAAAGTTGTCCTCCATCAGACTTGGAAATgatgaacactgaaaacacagagaCTAAAGCAGATGAAGTTCCTCTGGATGAACAAGAAATGCCAGCAGTTGAGGAGGAAGCAAAAAATGTTAAAGGTATGGAGAGCCAACGTGAAGAAAATGAAGAAAGCCAGCCTGAAGTAGCAAAAGAGGCTACGACTGAGATGTCAGAGGGGCTAGATGAAACAGAGGACACGGTTCTGAAGAATGAATCTCCTGATTTGGAAGGAACCACTGAGATGCTTAAAGAGACAGCCTCTGCATTACAAAGCTCCAGTGATGAACCAAAAACTGATGCAAACGAGGAGGAAAATCAAGGAAAACTAGAAGAAGTGACAGAACATGGGGCAGTGGATGACACCGATATCTCAGCCCCTGAAGGAGAGAATGAAGTGGTACAAGTTAGCTCAGATCCAGGAGACGACAAAACGACTAGAAAAAGAGGAAGGCCAAAGAAGAAACGAGGAGCAGCTCAGTCTTCTTCAAGACAAAGACGGTCTAAACGTGTTCGAAAACAAGAGGAGGAatcagcagaagaagaagaggaagaggacagtGATGCAGACATTACTAAAGAATCTGACAAGGAACTTGTATCACAGGAAGTGGAAGAAAAAACAACTGAGCCAACCAGGGATACCacagaagagacagaccaaACACAGGAACCCTCAGATAACAGTGAGAAGCTTGAACAAGAACAATGCGTTGTAGACAAAGAAGAGGTGGGTGGTGTGGATGAAGAAAACGTGGACGAAGAGGGACTTCCTCCAGTTGTGGAAACTGTCAGGTCCACTCCCTCAGGATCCGAAGGCGCTCCTGAAGAACAAGAGGACACAGAAGAAGCAACTCAAGCTGCAGGAGTCCAACTGGAGgacaaagaaaatgaaatgggaGATGATGAAACCACAGCAGAAGAGGAAAAAATGGATGGTGAGACCAGCTTGGAGAAAGAGGAATCACTTAATTCTGAGGACATAGCTGATTCGACAGAGGTTGGGGATAAaattgaggaagaggagggagaagaacaACAAATTGCGGTCAACACATTAAAAAATAGTGAGACCAATGAAGGCAATGACATCAATTTGGACTTGGAaacagaggaggagcagcacACAGGTGAGGACGCGTCAGGGAAAGAAGACGCctcagaggagggtgagagTCCAGTGGAGGAGGATGTGCTTGTTTTGAGAGGGAGGTCCATCATCACGTCCCCTCACATTGTACCCACACCCAAAAGagccatggaggaggaggagagtgatcAGGAGGCAGACGAGGAGGCattaacagacacaaacactaggGCTAGGAGTGCTAAGGGAAAGAAGAGGGCTAAAGTTGATACACCCGTGCGGCGATCTTCGCGCAAAACCCCGGCAAAATTTGCTTTTTAA